From the Nitrospirota bacterium genome, the window GGTCAGGGCGATCAACATGCCCGGGCGGGACAAGGCGGCGTCAACAGCTTTGCTCATTTCCGGGGACATCCCTTTTATGGCAAGTGTGTCGGATTCACCGGCGGGGCGAAGCACCAGCCGCACCTGTTTTCCATCAGGCCATTGATTGAAATCCCCCCGGTATATCTTAAGAATGTCATCGGTGTTCAAGCCTGTGACCGTTACGTCCGGATTAGAAATGAGCAAAAGCGGGGTCATGGCATATTTGATTATAGATAGGTTTTTTGAATCCTCATTATCCAGCAAAAGCCTGGAGCTGAGGCCTATATCTACTGCACCCTTACTGACTGCCTTGATACCGCCGGTGCTGCCCAGGCTGGGCATGACCTCGACCTTGACGTCAGGATGGGATTTCTCAAAGGCAGCGGCAAGAAGCTTCATTGGACCAAGGGCGTTGCCGGTGCCCCCTATTTTCAGGACCTCTTCCGCGTATGCAGGCTGGATGTGTATCAGAACTGAAATTACAAGCGCGGCTATAAAATTCCGCACAAAATGTTTCACACTACAATGCGTCGACATAAATTAAATGTACCTCATTTTTAATAAAATGGCAAAGGACGGGAATTTCTATACGACACCTTGAAAAGGTAGTCAATAGATAGCAGTAAGTAGTTGGGGTCCCATATCTACTGTCT encodes:
- a CDS encoding substrate-binding domain-containing protein → MSTHCSVKHFVRNFIAALVISVLIHIQPAYAEEVLKIGGTGNALGPMKLLAAAFEKSHPDVKVEVMPSLGSTGGIKAVSKGAVDIGLSSRLLLDNEDSKNLSIIKYAMTPLLLISNPDVTVTGLNTDDILKIYRGDFNQWPDGKQVRLVLRPAGESDTLAIKGMSPEMSKAVDAALSRPGMLIALTDQDCADLVERVSGSVGFSTLAQIISEKRRVKILPYEGILPSVKSLADGRYPLSKSLYLVVKPGPPGRVREFIAFIFSDEGRRILEESGHLVLPGNPDN